From a single Acidobacteriota bacterium genomic region:
- the narJ gene encoding nitrate reductase molybdenum cofactor assembly chaperone, with protein MKQPYEIYADLLDYPTADWLSRIAEGKCLMNQKPLASAARLLEFLQAVEDLSLATLQERYTQTFDLNPVCNLEIGYHLFGENYKRGVFLAKLRETETPFALGQARQLPDYLPVLLRLLVKLEDAELRGALITECLIPALDLMTAALQKAENFYGSLIAAIAATLKDEAPQANANVEASAWRKSVGLPVLQSHPF; from the coding sequence ATGAAACAACCTTATGAAATTTATGCCGATTTGCTCGATTATCCGACCGCTGATTGGCTGTCGCGCATAGCCGAAGGCAAATGCTTGATGAATCAGAAACCCTTGGCGAGCGCCGCACGGTTGCTGGAATTTCTGCAAGCGGTGGAAGACTTGTCGCTGGCAACACTTCAGGAACGCTATACGCAGACCTTCGATTTGAATCCGGTGTGCAATCTGGAAATCGGTTATCACCTGTTTGGCGAAAATTATAAGCGTGGCGTTTTTCTGGCGAAGCTGCGCGAAACCGAAACCCCGTTTGCCTTGGGACAAGCGCGACAGTTGCCCGATTACTTGCCAGTGTTATTGCGCTTGCTTGTGAAACTTGAAGACGCGGAACTGCGCGGCGCGTTGATAACCGAATGCCTGATTCCGGCGCTTGATTTGATGACCGCGGCTTTGCAAAAAGCTGAAAACTTTTACGGCAGTTTGATAGCGGCAATCGCTGCGACCTTGAAAGACGAAGCGCCGCAAGCAAACGCCAATGTCGAAGCGTCGGCGTGGCGCAAGAGCGTCGGATTGCCGGTGTTGCAATCGCATCCATTTTGA
- the narH gene encoding nitrate reductase subunit beta — protein sequence MDVRLQISMVFHLDKCIGCHTCSIACKNVWTDRKGAEYMWWNNVETKPGTGYPTAWEDQEKYKGGWERKNGQPELKMGGRVLRVLNVFHNPYMPKLDDYYEPWTYKYEDLFNAPEGADQPTARPISMVTGQPMNIEAGPNWDDDLSGSPIYAANDPNFAALTDKQRQELFEIERLVFFYLPRICNHCLNAGCVAACPSGAIYKRGEDGIVLINQEVCRGWRMCVTACPYKKTFYNWSTGKSEKCILCFPRLETGQAPACFHSCVGRIRYLGGLLYDADKILDAMNVPDDQLVEAQRDLILDPFDPEVREAALRNGIDDATLEAARRSPVYKYVKEWKLALPLHPEFRTLPMLFYVPPLLPVMANTDDGTYDTANAELFSPIEKARLPMQYLAKLFSGGNLEPVRYALKKQYAVRLFKRLDTVGDMDKVVVKHALNEVKMNEAEAEAVYRLTSLPTMDERFVIPPSHREEAMQMLSDDFLMDRGEAGMGFRDRPARGA from the coding sequence ATGGATGTTCGCTTACAAATTTCGATGGTCTTTCATCTCGACAAGTGCATCGGCTGTCACACTTGTTCGATAGCCTGCAAAAATGTTTGGACTGACCGCAAAGGCGCGGAATACATGTGGTGGAATAATGTCGAGACCAAACCCGGAACCGGCTATCCGACGGCGTGGGAAGACCAGGAAAAATACAAAGGTGGTTGGGAGCGTAAAAACGGGCAGCCCGAATTGAAGATGGGTGGGCGCGTGCTGCGCGTCTTGAATGTTTTTCACAATCCCTATATGCCCAAGCTTGATGATTATTACGAGCCTTGGACGTATAAATACGAAGACCTGTTTAACGCGCCGGAAGGCGCAGACCAACCGACGGCGCGACCGATTTCGATGGTCACGGGACAACCCATGAATATCGAAGCGGGACCGAATTGGGATGACGATTTGAGCGGTTCGCCTATCTATGCCGCCAACGACCCGAACTTCGCTGCGCTCACCGACAAACAACGCCAGGAGTTGTTCGAGATTGAACGACTGGTCTTTTTCTATCTGCCGCGCATCTGCAATCACTGCTTGAACGCTGGCTGTGTGGCGGCTTGTCCATCGGGAGCGATTTACAAACGCGGCGAAGACGGCATCGTTTTAATCAATCAGGAAGTCTGTCGCGGCTGGCGTATGTGCGTGACCGCTTGCCCATACAAAAAGACCTTCTATAACTGGTCAACCGGCAAAAGCGAAAAGTGCATTCTGTGTTTCCCGCGCCTTGAAACCGGGCAAGCGCCCGCCTGTTTTCATTCCTGTGTCGGCAGGATTCGTTATCTCGGCGGCTTGCTCTATGACGCAGACAAAATCCTTGACGCGATGAATGTGCCGGATGACCAACTGGTTGAAGCGCAGCGCGATTTAATCCTTGACCCGTTCGACCCGGAGGTGCGCGAAGCGGCGCTCAGAAACGGCATAGATGACGCGACGCTGGAAGCCGCGCGCCGTTCGCCGGTTTACAAATACGTCAAAGAGTGGAAACTCGCTTTGCCTTTGCATCCCGAATTTCGCACCCTGCCGATGTTGTTTTATGTGCCGCCGCTGTTGCCGGTGATGGCGAATACCGATGATGGAACTTACGACACGGCAAATGCTGAGTTGTTTTCGCCAATCGAAAAAGCGCGCCTGCCGATGCAGTATCTGGCGAAACTATTTTCCGGCGGCAACCTTGAACCCGTCCGCTATGCCTTGAAGAAACAGTATGCCGTGCGTTTGTTCAAACGTCTGGATACCGTAGGCGATATGGATAAGGTTGTGGTCAAGCACGCCCTCAACGAAGTCAAGATGAACGAAGCGGAAGCCGAAGCGGTGTACCGGTTGACTTCGTTGCCGACGATGGATGAACGCTTCGTGATTCCGCCGTCGCACAGAGAAGAAGCGATGCAGATGTTGAGCGATGATTTTCTGATGGACAGGGGCGAAGCCGGTATGGGCTTTCGCGACCGACCGGCGCGCGGCGCGTAA